Proteins encoded by one window of Arachis ipaensis cultivar K30076 chromosome B04, Araip1.1, whole genome shotgun sequence:
- the LOC107636788 gene encoding uncharacterized protein LOC107636788, whose protein sequence is MDCANIIAWNVRGARNKLARVHLKQLVKNFHPYIFIILETHCAFQKVAVFWNILGYTSIHIEEAQGHSGGIWVLSVWPGVSCIVMAVSLQVVCIEFLNGGFSWVCAVIYASPVPSIREEAWRVLTDFSRNYSGPLLAIGDFNEILLSSEVKGGNFVSRKVDRFRALLDECGLIDLGAHGSLFTWFRHMQGNRFISKRLDRAVATDAWCFRFSESYVENLARIHSDHCPIMVRCQGNDRRVGVKPFRFQVAWSYHPSFSSVVRGAWDKGRPNPIRCLSQVRDDVLAFNQDVFGNIFKRKRELERPVTSIQQRMERVDALSLIQEERELQAEYSNLLMQEELFWYQKS, encoded by the coding sequence ATGGATTGTGCAAACATTATAGCTTGGAATGTGAGAGGAGCTAGAAATAAGCTGGCTCGGGTGCATCTGAAACAATTGGTAAAGAATTTTCATCCGTACATTTTTATCATTTTAGAGACTCATTGTGCTTTCCAAAAGGTGGCTGTCTTTTGGAACATATTAGGTTATACTTCTATTCATATTGAAGAAGCTCAGGGGCATAGTGGAGGTATTTGGGTGCTTTCTGTATGGCCTGGAGTATCTTGCATTGTCATGGCAGTGAGTTTGCAAGTGGTGTGTATTGAGTTTTTGAATGGCGGTTTCTCTTGGGTCTGTGCAGTGATTTATGCAAGTCCCGTTCCTAGCATAAGGGAAGAAGCTTGGAGGGTTTTGACAGATTTTTCTAGAAATTATTCAGGTCCTTTATTAGCTATTGGGGATTTTAATGAGATCCTTCTTTCATCTGAGGTTAAAGGTGGAAACTTTGTCTCTCGAAAGGTAGATCGGTTTAGAGCTCTCCTAGATGAGTGTGGTTTGATTGATTTGGGAGCTCATGGATCTTTGTTCACTTGGTTTAGACATATGCAGGGTAATCGGTTCATCTCGAAGAGGCTGGATAGGGCTGTGGCTACTGATGCTTGGTGTTTTCGTTTTTCGGAAAGCTATGTGGAGAATTTGGCGAGGATACATTCTGACCATTGTCCCATTATGGTGCGATGTCAAGGTAATGATAGAAGAGTCGGGGTAAAACCTTTTCGTTTTCAAGTAGCTTGGTCTTATCACCCAAGTTTTTCATCGGTGGTCAGGGGTGCTTGGGACAAGGGTAGACCCAATCCAATTCGTTGCCTTTCTCAGGTCAGAGATGATGTTTTGGCCTTTAACCAAGATGTCTTTgggaatatttttaaaagaaagagggAATTGGAGAGGCCTGTGACCAGTATCCAACAGAGAATGGAGAGAGTTGATGCTTTATCCCTTATACAGGAAGAAAGGGAGTTACAGGCTGAATATAGTAATCTGCTTATGCAAGAGGAGTTGTTTTGGTATCAAAAATCCTGA
- the LOC107637935 gene encoding protein SLE1-like, with protein sequence MTTRQEKREELDERAKEDETVVPDGTGGKNLEAQEHLAEGRSRGGQTRKEQLGSEGYHEMGTKGGQTKKEQIETAGYHEMERKGGLSTMDKSGGEHAAEEGIDINESKFTNEEK encoded by the exons ATGACAACTCGGCAAGAAAAGCGTGAAGAGCTTGATGAGAGGGCAAAGGAAGATGAAACCGTGGTTCCTGATGGTACTGGTGGCAAGAATCTAGAAGCTCAAGAGCACCTTGCTGAAG GAAGGAGCAGAGGAGGCCAAACTAGAAAGGAGCAGCTGGGATCAGAAGGATATCATGAGATGGGTACAAAAGGAGGACAGACTAAGAAGGAACAGATAGAGACTGCGGGTTACCACGAAATGGAACGTAAAGGAGGCCTCTCTACCATGGATAAGTCCGGCGGAGAGCATGCTGCTGAGGAAGGCATCGATATTAATGAATCCAAGTTTACCAACGAAGAAAAATAG